A part of Capsicum annuum cultivar UCD-10X-F1 chromosome 6, UCD10Xv1.1, whole genome shotgun sequence genomic DNA contains:
- the LOC107873260 gene encoding probable LRR receptor-like serine/threonine-protein kinase IRK translates to MRKVFVNLLLFLLVLVFVEALNPSLNDDVLGLIVFKSDVQDPYGKLNSWNEEDDSPCNWDGIYCNPRSNRVSEVVLDGFGLAGRISRGLLRLQFLRKLSLAKNNLTGSISVSLAQLANLKFLDLSENNVSGPIPGDYFQQCGPLRSISLAKNKISGQIPESLSSCMTLASLNLSSNQFSGLVPSGIWSLNGLRSLDMSNNLLDGEIPEGIEGLSNLRAINLGRNHFKGEIPDGIGGSLLLRSVDLSENSLSGELPSSMQKLSLCNQFILRRNAFMGILPEWIGEMKSLEILDFSENKFSGKIPASIGKLESLKILNMSQNEISGSLPNSLSSCVKLLELDVSHNSLAGTIPKTVGQLKSLNIIDLSENRLSGTVPAEIGGITSLMELTLEKNTLTGEIPSSIGSSSSLISLSLSHNGLTGPIPEALAKLTYLQSVDLSFNNLTGVLPKQLGDLGHLSLFNISHNQLQGELPSNGFFNTISPYSVSANPSLCGAAVNRSCSTVMPKPIVLNPNSSDSTPSTVPQSIRHEKKILSISALIAIGAAAVIFVGVIAITVLNIHVRSVTSRSAAAALTISGGDDFTHSPSTDMNSGKLVMFSGDPDFSTGAHALLNKDCELGRGGFGAVYRTVLGDGHPVAIKKLTVSSLVKSQEDFEREVRKLGKVHHDNLVTLEGYYWTPSLQLLMYEFVAGGNLYKHLHEGSGGCFLTWNERFNIILGTAKSLAHLHQMNVIHYNLKSSNILIDSSGDPKVADYGLARLLPMLDRYVLSSKIQSALGYMAPEFACKTVKITEKCDVYGFGVLVLEVVAGKRPVEYMEDDVVVLCDMVRGALEEGRVEDCIDARLQGKFRADEAIPVMKLGLICTSQVPSNRPDMAEVVNILELIRCPSEG, encoded by the exons ATGAGAAAGGTGTTTGTTAATTTGTTATTATTTCTGCTGGTGCTCGTCTTTGTGGAAGCTTTGAACCCATCTTTGAATGATGACGTATTGGGATTGATTGTGTTCAAATCCGACGTTCAAGATCCATATGGAAAACTGAACTCTTGGAATGAAGAGGATGATAGTCCGTGCAACTGGGATGGAATTTACTGCAACCCCAGATCTAATAGGGTGTCTGAAGTTGTTCTTGACGGGTTTGGTTTAGCTGGAAGGATAAGTAGAGGCCTTTTACGCTTGCAGTTTCTTCGTAAGCTTTCACTAGCTAAAAACAATCTTACAGGAAGCATCAGTGTTAGTCTTGCTCAACTTGCCAATCTTAAATTTCTTGACTTGAGTGAAAATAACGTATCTGGTCCCATTCCTGGCGATTACTTTCAACAATGTGGGCCGCTCAGATCAATTTCTTTGGCCAAGAACAAAATTTCAGGGCAGATCCCAGAAAGTTTGAGCTCTTGTATGACACTTGCGTCCCTTAATCTATCGTCAAACCAGTTTTCAGGTTTGGTGCCTTCTGGGATTTGGTCATTGAATGGACTAAGGTCTCTTGATATGTCAAACAATTTGTTGGACGGAGAAATTCCGGAGGGAATTGAGGGTCTGAGTAATTTGAGAGCAATAAACTTGGGGAGAAATCATTTCAAGGGTGAAATTCCAGATGGAATTGGAGGTTCTTTGCTTTTGAGGTCAGTTGATTTGAGTGAAAATTCTCTCTCTGGAGAGCTTCCAAGCTCAATGCAGAAGCTTAGCTTGTGTAATCAATTCATTTTGAGGCGCAATGCTTTTATGGGCATCTTACCAGAATGGATTGGAGAGATGAAAAGCCTTGAGATTCTGGACTTTTCTGAGAACAAATTCTCTGGTAAAATTCCAGCTTCAATAGGGAAACTTGAGTCGCTGAAAATATTAAACATGTCGCAGAATGAGATTTCTGGAAGTTTGCCGAACTCCTTGAGCAGTTGTGTTAAGCTTTTGGAATTGGATGTTAGTCATAACTCTTTGGCGG GCACCATTCCTAAGACTGTTGGCCAATTGAAATCCCTGAATATTATCGACTTGAGTGAAAATCGCTTATCTGGTACTGTCCCTGCGGAAATTGGAGGAATAACATCTCTCATGGAACTTACGCTGGAGAAAAACACCTTGACTGGGGAAATTCCTAGTTCAATTGGCAGTTCTTCTTCATTAATATCCTT GTCTTTATCACATAACGGTCTAACTGGTCCTATACCTGAAGCCCTAGCTAAATTGACTTACCTTCAAAGTGTTGACTTATCTTTTAACAATTTAACTGGAGTCTTACCAAAGCAGCTTGGAGATCTTGGCCATCTCTCTTTATTCAACATTTCACACAACCAACTACAGGGCGAACTACCTTCTAATGGTTTTTTTAATACTATTTCTCCTTATTCTGTGTCAGCAAACCCATCCCTATGTGGGGCTGCTGTCAACAGATCTTGTTCTACTGTCATGCCCAAGCCAATTGTCCTGAATCCCAACTCCAGTGATTCTACTCCCAGCACTGTCCCTCAGAGTATTCGCCATGAGAAGAAAATCCTAAGCATCTCTGCACTCATTGCTATTGGTGCAGCTGCTGTTATTTTTGTTGGCGTGATTGCCATTACTGTGCTCAATATTCATGTCCGGTCAGTGACATCGCGCTCTGCTGCTGCAGCCCTTACAATTTCTGGTGGAGATGATTTTACCCATTCTCCATCTACGGATATGAACTCTGGTAAGCTTGTCATGTTTTCTGGTGATCCTGACTTCAGCACAGGGGCACATGCTCTGCTTAACAAGGATTGTGAGCTTGGGCGAGGTGGTTTTGGAGCAGTGTACCGAACCGTCCTTGGGGATGGGCATCCAGTTGCCATTAAGAAGCTTACCGTCTCTAGTCTTGTTAAGTCTCAGGAAGATTTTGAGAGGGAGGTTAGGAAATTGGGCAAAGTCCATCACGATAATCTTGTCACCCTTGAGGGTTATTATTGGACgccatctttacaattacttaTGTATGAATTTGTTGCTGGTGGAAATTTGTACAAGCATCTCCACGAAGGATCTGGTGGGTGTTTCCTCACATGGAATGAGCGGTTCAACATCATTCTCGGGACAGCAAAAAGCTTGGCTCACTTGCACCAAATGAACGTAATCCACTATAATCTTAAGTCCAGCAATATCCTAATTGATAGCTCAGGTGATCCTAAAGTTGCAGATTATGGCTTAGCAAGACTGTTACCCATGCTTGATCGATATGTCTTGAGTAGCAAAATTCAGAGCGCACTTGGTTACATGGCACCTGAATTTGCCTGCAAAACTGTGAAGATAACTGAGAAGTGTGACGTGTATGGATTTGGAGTTCTTGTTCTGGAGGTAGTCGCTGGAAAGAGGCCAGTTGAGTATATGGAGGACGACGTGGTCGTACTGTGTGACATGGTACGAGGAGCATTAGAAGAAGGCAGGGTAGAAGACTGTATAGATGCAAGGTTGCAGGGAAAATTTCGAGCAGATGAGGCGATTCCTGTCATGAAGTTAGGATTAATCTGCACATCACAAGTTCCATCCAACCGGCCTGATATGGCAGAAGTAGTAAACATTTTGGAGCTGATCCGTTGTCCTTCCGAAGGCTAG